A genomic segment from Pseudoduganella chitinolytica encodes:
- the recN gene encoding DNA repair protein RecN has protein sequence MLRTLSIRDFVIVDVIELEFSAGFTVFTGETGAGKSILIDALTLALGGRGDASVVREGAPKADITADFAVTAQAQAWLDAHEFGSEDGGALLRRVIDNAGRSKAYINGIAATAAQLRELGDLLVDIHGQHAHQSLLKTEAQRELLDNQAGANVRDVALAYKAWRAVAKQLEEFETNAANVLLERERLEWQVGELDKLAAKPGEWTEIGNEHSRLSHAASLLEGAQEALAVISEADEQPIVSQLASLNQKLTKLVSVDTALQPVVDLIESARIQLQESVYALNTYLDRVELDPDRLRQVDARMEALHSAARKFRVDADELPAEHARLAAQLAQLADATDMEGLRKQEAKLKAEYMALAQQLSTTRAAAAKALGDAVTQAMQDLNMTGGRFEVALHPAEPSAKGLEQIEFMVAGHAGVVPRPLAKVASGGELARISLAISVITSHATTVPTLIFDEVDSGIGGGVAEVVGRLLKRLGQERQVLCVTHLPQVASQGNSHFQVAKSTLDNGKTASRIEVLDAKARVEEVARMLGGLEITATTRKHARELLAS, from the coding sequence ATGCTTCGTACACTGTCCATCCGCGACTTCGTCATTGTCGATGTAATTGAACTGGAATTTTCCGCCGGCTTCACGGTGTTTACGGGCGAAACGGGCGCCGGCAAGTCGATCCTGATCGACGCGCTGACCCTGGCGCTGGGCGGGCGCGGCGATGCCTCCGTCGTGCGCGAGGGCGCCCCCAAGGCCGACATCACGGCCGATTTTGCCGTGACGGCGCAGGCACAGGCCTGGCTGGATGCACACGAGTTCGGCTCCGAGGACGGCGGCGCGCTGCTGCGCCGCGTGATCGACAACGCCGGCCGCTCGAAGGCCTACATCAACGGCATCGCGGCCACGGCGGCGCAGCTGCGCGAGTTGGGCGACCTGCTGGTCGACATCCATGGCCAGCACGCGCACCAGTCGCTGCTGAAGACGGAAGCGCAGCGCGAGCTGCTGGACAACCAGGCCGGCGCCAACGTGCGCGACGTGGCGCTGGCCTACAAGGCCTGGCGCGCGGTGGCGAAGCAGCTGGAGGAGTTCGAGACCAATGCCGCCAACGTGCTGCTGGAGCGCGAGCGCCTGGAGTGGCAAGTGGGCGAGCTGGACAAGCTGGCCGCCAAGCCGGGCGAGTGGACGGAGATCGGCAACGAGCACAGCCGCCTGTCGCACGCGGCCAGCCTGCTGGAAGGGGCGCAGGAAGCGCTGGCCGTGATCTCCGAAGCGGACGAGCAGCCGATCGTGTCGCAGCTGGCGTCGCTGAACCAGAAGCTGACGAAGCTGGTGTCCGTGGACACGGCGTTGCAGCCCGTCGTCGACCTGATCGAATCGGCCCGCATCCAGCTGCAGGAATCCGTCTACGCGCTGAACACGTACCTCGATCGCGTGGAACTGGACCCGGACCGGCTGCGCCAGGTCGATGCGCGCATGGAAGCACTCCATTCGGCGGCGCGCAAGTTCCGGGTGGACGCGGACGAATTGCCGGCGGAGCACGCGCGCCTGGCCGCGCAGCTGGCCCAACTGGCGGATGCGACCGACATGGAAGGCCTGCGCAAGCAGGAAGCGAAGCTGAAAGCCGAGTACATGGCATTGGCGCAGCAGCTGTCCACGACGCGCGCGGCGGCGGCCAAGGCCCTGGGCGATGCGGTCACGCAGGCCATGCAGGACCTGAACATGACGGGCGGGCGCTTCGAAGTGGCGCTGCATCCCGCCGAGCCGTCGGCGAAGGGGCTGGAGCAGATCGAATTCATGGTGGCCGGCCACGCGGGCGTGGTGCCGCGACCGCTGGCCAAGGTGGCGTCGGGCGGCGAGCTGGCGCGCATCTCGCTGGCCATTTCCGTCATCACGTCGCACGCGACGACGGTGCCGACCCTGATCTTCGACGAGGTGGACAGCGGCATCGGCGGCGGCGTGGCCGAAGTGGTGGGGCGCCTCCTGAAACGCCTGGGCCAGGAGCGGCAAGTGCTGTGCGTAACGCACCTGCCGCAGGTGGCCAGCCAGGGCAACAGCCACTTCCAGGTGGCGAAAAGCACGCTGGACAACGGCAAGACGGCGTCGCGCATCGAGGTGCTCGATGCCAAGGCACGGGTGGAGGAAGTGGCGCGGATGCTGGGCGGGCTGGAGATCACGGCCACCACGCGCAAGCATGCGCGGGAGTTGCTGGCTTCCTGA
- a CDS encoding NAD kinase, with amino-acid sequence MPPAVPAAVPHIYDTIALVVRPNTAGIEDSVRDVLAFLRQEGYSVVFETETAEHLNMPDIPSMSPQGIGEKADVALVMGGDGTMLGIARQLASYEVPLIGINQGRLGFMTDIPLEGMLPVLGKILQGKHKAERRTLLEGRVLRDGKPIHIGLAVNDVVVSRGAGAGMVELRVEVDEHFMYNQRSDGLIVSTPTGSTAYALSAGGPLLHPSLGGIVLVPIAPHSLSNRPIVLPDSSEIVIEIIRGRDITVNFDMQTFASLQPQDRIHIRRSPHTITFLHPEGWSYYNTLRKKLHWNEYPSSDGKI; translated from the coding sequence ATGCCACCCGCCGTGCCAGCCGCTGTGCCACACATCTATGACACGATCGCGCTGGTCGTCCGGCCCAACACGGCCGGAATTGAGGATTCAGTGCGTGACGTGCTCGCGTTCCTGCGCCAGGAAGGCTACAGCGTGGTGTTCGAGACGGAAACGGCGGAGCACCTGAACATGCCGGACATCCCGTCGATGAGCCCGCAGGGCATCGGCGAGAAGGCGGACGTGGCGCTGGTGATGGGCGGCGACGGCACGATGCTGGGCATCGCGCGCCAGCTGGCCTCGTACGAGGTGCCGCTGATCGGCATCAACCAGGGCCGGCTGGGCTTCATGACCGATATCCCGCTGGAAGGGATGTTGCCCGTGCTGGGCAAGATCCTGCAGGGCAAGCACAAGGCCGAGCGCCGCACCTTGCTGGAAGGGCGGGTGCTGCGCGACGGCAAGCCGATCCATATCGGCCTGGCCGTCAACGACGTGGTCGTGTCGCGCGGCGCCGGCGCGGGCATGGTGGAGCTGCGCGTGGAAGTGGACGAGCACTTCATGTACAACCAGCGTTCGGACGGCCTGATCGTCTCCACGCCGACCGGTTCGACGGCTTATGCGCTGTCGGCCGGCGGCCCGCTGCTGCATCCCTCGCTGGGCGGCATCGTGCTGGTGCCGATCGCACCGCATTCGCTGTCGAACCGGCCCATCGTACTGCCCGACTCCAGCGAGATCGTCATCGAGATCATCCGCGGCCGCGACATCACGGTGAACTTCGACATGCAGACGTTCGCCAGCCTGCAGCCGCAGGATCGCATCCACATCCGCCGCTCGCCGCACACGATCACCTTCCTGCATCCGGAAGGCTGGAGCTACTACAACACGCTGCGCAAGAAACTGCACTGGAACGAGTACCCGTCCAGCGACGGGAAAATCTGA
- a CDS encoding molybdopterin-containing oxidoreductase family protein has protein sequence MERRSFIARGIAALAGLGLGELIELAPAQALTYRPLADGTQRKVRNDYRSARRVTTVCLNCSTVCGIEAFVQDNKVIKIRGNPRDPNMANSFMTCAKGQSGPTINDYPERLLYPLKRVGARGEGTWQRIGWDEAYDEIARRIRASIDAGHPERVALHQGRSRIDAEINRFLGAIGSPVQLNHRALCSSNKRAANYVSLGETDWESIDAERCRYFLNFGANFYEAHQGGLHLVNRVVKARFDHGAKLVTFDVRMSNTAGRSDEWHQPFPGTEGALALAMAHVIVRENAFDREFVENFVQPGLDAIRAWLAPCTPRWAAQRSGIAADDIERLALEFAAQRPAAVAFTNRGTGAHYNGFNAERAVVMLNALVGSIARPGGYCYGLEEKLSAARYPQPQPVPPPVKIRTDLEDPPEWPLANRWQKMKVGQVVYDFLREGRGKIDVYISYTLAAPMTWPEGRSTTVDVLRDETLIPFHVCSDIVYSEMAHYADMILPDATYLERWGMDIRNNLELQHYVTLRQPVVAPPGEAVSFADSLFEIGRRLGPAQARYFQFGNHEAFVRAQCSKLPAVGPDGQRFADGFEYMKHYGVYVDTSQPKPYEVYRKPLTARQLEGTHVEGGIVRRADGKAAGLLVDGTAVRGFATPSRRFEILAPEVREVAAKLGLADDGMPSYHAIPSHRGLAPDRFILTTFKWNVHTQGRTASQKYLSEIVHDNPMWMHTSVARRLGVRTGDTVELTTYRPVADGQAWRGTGARIGTARVKVFVTQAIHPRVLAVSNSLGWVTGGRAALGANGRRGEVAARGSGAGAAQAFGPAPDVDDLDALVWWDERRGGRGNGVNINALLPINPQPLVGMQSWYDTVCSVRRIARKRA, from the coding sequence ATGGAACGGCGCAGCTTCATCGCGCGCGGGATCGCCGCGCTGGCAGGCCTGGGACTGGGCGAACTGATCGAGCTGGCGCCGGCGCAGGCGCTGACCTACCGGCCGCTCGCCGACGGCACGCAGCGCAAGGTGCGCAACGACTACCGCAGCGCCAGGCGCGTCACGACGGTCTGCCTGAACTGCTCGACCGTCTGCGGCATCGAGGCATTCGTGCAGGACAACAAGGTCATCAAGATCCGCGGCAATCCGCGCGATCCGAACATGGCCAATTCGTTCATGACGTGCGCCAAGGGGCAGAGCGGCCCGACCATCAACGACTATCCGGAGCGCCTGCTGTATCCCTTGAAACGGGTGGGCGCGCGGGGCGAAGGGACATGGCAGCGCATCGGCTGGGACGAAGCGTACGACGAGATCGCGCGCCGTATCCGCGCCAGCATCGATGCGGGCCATCCGGAACGGGTGGCGCTGCACCAGGGCCGCTCGCGCATCGACGCGGAAATCAACCGCTTCCTCGGCGCCATCGGCTCGCCCGTGCAACTGAACCACCGGGCGCTGTGTTCGTCGAACAAACGCGCCGCCAACTACGTCTCGCTGGGCGAGACGGACTGGGAGTCGATCGACGCCGAGCGCTGCCGCTACTTCCTCAACTTCGGCGCCAACTTCTACGAGGCGCACCAGGGCGGCCTGCACCTGGTGAACCGCGTCGTCAAGGCCCGCTTCGACCATGGCGCCAAGCTCGTCACGTTCGATGTGCGCATGTCGAACACGGCTGGGCGCAGCGACGAGTGGCACCAGCCGTTCCCCGGCACCGAAGGCGCGCTGGCGCTGGCGATGGCGCACGTGATCGTGCGCGAGAACGCATTCGACCGGGAGTTCGTGGAGAACTTCGTGCAACCGGGACTCGACGCGATCCGCGCATGGCTGGCGCCGTGCACGCCGCGCTGGGCGGCGCAACGCTCCGGCATCGCGGCCGACGACATCGAGCGGCTGGCCCTCGAGTTCGCGGCACAACGGCCCGCGGCCGTGGCATTCACCAACCGCGGCACTGGCGCGCACTACAACGGCTTCAACGCCGAGCGCGCGGTCGTCATGCTCAACGCGCTGGTGGGGTCGATCGCCCGGCCCGGCGGCTACTGCTACGGCCTGGAAGAGAAGCTGTCGGCCGCGCGCTATCCGCAGCCGCAGCCGGTCCCGCCTCCCGTCAAGATCCGCACGGACCTGGAAGACCCGCCCGAATGGCCGCTGGCGAACCGCTGGCAGAAGATGAAGGTCGGCCAGGTGGTGTACGACTTCCTGCGCGAGGGCCGCGGAAAAATCGACGTCTATATCAGCTACACGCTGGCGGCGCCGATGACGTGGCCGGAAGGGCGCAGCACCACGGTGGACGTGTTGCGCGACGAGACGCTGATTCCGTTCCACGTCTGCTCCGACATCGTCTATTCGGAGATGGCGCATTACGCCGACATGATCCTGCCCGATGCGACCTACCTGGAACGGTGGGGCATGGACATCCGCAACAACCTCGAACTGCAGCATTACGTCACGCTGCGCCAGCCGGTCGTGGCGCCGCCCGGCGAAGCGGTCAGTTTTGCCGACAGCCTGTTCGAGATCGGCCGCCGGCTGGGCCCCGCGCAGGCAAGGTATTTCCAGTTCGGGAACCACGAGGCGTTCGTGCGCGCGCAGTGCTCGAAGCTGCCGGCGGTGGGGCCGGACGGGCAGCGTTTTGCCGACGGCTTCGAGTACATGAAGCACTACGGCGTGTACGTGGACACCAGCCAGCCCAAGCCCTACGAGGTCTATCGCAAGCCGCTGACGGCCAGGCAGCTGGAAGGCACGCATGTCGAGGGCGGCATCGTGCGCCGTGCCGATGGCAAGGCCGCCGGCCTGCTGGTCGATGGCACGGCGGTGCGCGGGTTCGCCACGCCATCGCGCCGCTTCGAGATCCTGGCGCCGGAAGTGCGCGAGGTGGCGGCGAAGCTGGGCCTGGCGGACGATGGGATGCCGTCCTATCACGCGATTCCGTCGCACCGGGGCCTGGCGCCGGACCGCTTCATCCTGACGACCTTCAAGTGGAACGTGCACACGCAGGGCCGCACCGCGTCGCAGAAATACCTGAGCGAGATCGTGCACGACAATCCGATGTGGATGCACACCAGTGTCGCGCGCCGGCTGGGCGTGCGCACCGGCGACACCGTCGAACTGACGACCTACCGGCCCGTTGCCGATGGCCAGGCGTGGCGCGGCACGGGCGCCAGGATCGGCACGGCCAGGGTGAAGGTGTTCGTGACGCAGGCGATCCATCCGCGCGTGCTGGCCGTGTCGAACTCCCTTGGCTGGGTCACGGGCGGCCGTGCCGCGCTGGGCGCCAATGGCCGGCGCGGCGAGGTGGCGGCGCGCGGCAGCGGCGCCGGGGCCGCGCAGGCGTTCGGGCCGGCGCCGGACGTGGACGATCTCGATGCGCTGGTCTGGTGGGACGAGCGCCGGGGCGGCCGCGGCAACGGCGTCAACATCAACGCGCTGCTGCCGATCAACCCGCAGCCGCTGGTGGGCATGCAGTCCTGGTACGACACCGTCTGCAGCGTGCGCAGGATCGCCAGGAAGCGCGCATGA
- a CDS encoding 4Fe-4S dicluster domain-containing protein, which translates to MNSTTTVAPRWGMALDLERCIGCHACSVACKVENSVSLGHFRTKVYYHDWQSQNPVTAKPMMKRAFLPTLCMQCEDAPCLQACPNDAIERGGDGIVRIVEANCDRSRDCIKACPYGALHVDPVAQVADKCDFCSHRLEAGLEPACVESCPAGVFAFGDLNDPASKVATFNARHRGSLSVLKPEEGTKPVVQYRGLGGVVPRAAERKIPKGRSHDPFSYEIDRWAEER; encoded by the coding sequence TTGAATTCGACTACCACCGTCGCCCCGCGCTGGGGCATGGCGCTCGACCTCGAGCGCTGCATCGGCTGCCACGCCTGTTCCGTCGCCTGCAAGGTCGAGAACAGTGTGTCGCTGGGCCACTTCCGCACCAAGGTGTACTACCACGACTGGCAATCGCAGAACCCCGTCACGGCCAAGCCGATGATGAAGCGCGCCTTCCTGCCCACGCTGTGCATGCAGTGCGAGGACGCGCCGTGCCTGCAGGCCTGTCCGAACGACGCCATCGAACGGGGCGGCGACGGCATCGTGCGCATCGTCGAGGCGAACTGCGATCGCAGCCGCGACTGCATCAAGGCATGTCCGTACGGCGCCCTGCACGTCGACCCGGTGGCGCAGGTCGCCGACAAATGCGACTTCTGTTCGCACCGGCTGGAGGCAGGACTGGAACCGGCCTGCGTCGAATCGTGTCCCGCAGGGGTGTTCGCGTTCGGCGACCTGAACGACCCGGCCAGCAAGGTCGCCACGTTCAACGCGCGCCATCGCGGCAGCCTGTCCGTGCTCAAGCCCGAAGAGGGCACGAAGCCCGTGGTGCAGTACCGCGGCCTGGGCGGCGTCGTGCCGCGCGCGGCGGAGCGCAAGATCCCGAAGGGGCGCAGCCACGATCCGTTCTCCTACGAGATCGACCGCTGGGCGGAGGAGCGCTGA
- a CDS encoding DUF3667 domain-containing protein encodes MQRFTFTADSSLKPATIEAAGHHDVPSNCRNCGAAVSGHYCAQCGQETRLHMPSLGEFVHEFVGHYVAVEGRLWGSLGRLLFRPGALTNEYLAGRRRRYVEPLRLYLSLSILFFALMKFTATDVVHFNTKKEADGKAVAAQQGKPDAMIIGDADDLPEDMPHHTTLPAPLEELAPGLRQSIDHFDRLSKEQKSEVIRASFFRYAPYAMFCLMPLFALYLKLLYLGTGRRYGEHVLFALHTNAFAFVLFGAFLLMPEGFLKFALFCWLLAYLPWAMKRVYGKSRWGTAWRWFLLVGLHTLSLAIAIVIALGLGIATTH; translated from the coding sequence ATGCAACGATTCACTTTCACCGCGGACTCCAGCTTGAAACCAGCGACGATCGAAGCGGCCGGCCACCATGACGTGCCGTCCAACTGCCGCAACTGCGGCGCCGCCGTCAGCGGCCATTACTGTGCCCAGTGCGGCCAGGAGACGCGGCTGCACATGCCCAGCCTGGGCGAATTCGTCCACGAATTCGTCGGCCATTACGTGGCGGTGGAAGGGCGGCTGTGGGGCAGCCTGGGGCGGCTGCTGTTCCGCCCGGGCGCGCTGACCAACGAGTACCTGGCGGGACGCCGGCGCCGCTACGTCGAGCCGTTGCGGCTGTACCTGTCGCTGTCGATCCTGTTCTTCGCGCTGATGAAGTTTACCGCCACCGACGTCGTCCACTTCAACACGAAGAAGGAGGCCGACGGCAAGGCGGTGGCGGCACAGCAGGGCAAACCGGATGCGATGATCATCGGCGACGCCGACGACCTGCCGGAGGACATGCCGCACCACACGACATTGCCCGCACCGCTGGAGGAACTGGCGCCAGGCCTGCGCCAGTCGATCGACCATTTCGACCGGCTCAGCAAGGAGCAGAAGAGCGAGGTCATCCGCGCCAGCTTCTTCCGCTACGCGCCGTACGCCATGTTCTGCCTGATGCCGCTGTTTGCCCTGTACCTGAAGCTGCTGTACCTGGGCACGGGCCGCCGCTACGGCGAGCACGTGCTGTTCGCGCTGCACACGAATGCCTTCGCGTTCGTGCTGTTCGGCGCATTCCTCCTGATGCCGGAAGGCTTCCTGAAGTTCGCGCTGTTCTGCTGGCTGCTGGCTTACCTGCCCTGGGCCATGAAGCGTGTCTACGGCAAGTCGCGCTGGGGCACCGCGTGGCGCTGGTTCCTGCTGGTCGGGCTGCACACGTTGTCGCTGGCGATCGCCATCGTGATCGCGCTGGGCCTCGGCATCGCCACCACGCATTGA
- a CDS encoding PQQ-dependent sugar dehydrogenase, whose translation MKRTIALVSLLASGAALAQAPQYPVGYGPNPKLPEPEKSLIPTVNVAPVDVWKGDEKPVAPPGFTVTAYARNLDHPRWLYVLPNGDVLVAETNAPPKPEDSKGIKGKIMQMQMKKAGAVTPSANRITLLRDVDANGVAKTRTVFLKNLHSPFGMTLVGKDFYVANSDAVMRFSYEEGKTAIAAAGVKVMSLPAGPLNHHWTKNIVASPDGKFLYMTVGSNSNVAENGIDKEEGRAAIWELERATGKSRLFATGLRNPNGMAWEPKTKTLWTVVNERDELGNDLVPDYLTSVKDGGFYGWPYSWYGPNVDARVKEPRPDLVSKAIVPDYALGAHTAALGLAFYEGNAFPASYQGGAFVGMHGSWNRKPHSGYKVVYIPFVDGKPAGPPQDFLTGFLDKDEKANGRPVGVAVAKDGALLVADDVGNTIWRVAPAGK comes from the coding sequence ATGAAACGCACGATCGCCCTCGTTTCCCTGCTGGCCAGCGGCGCCGCGCTGGCACAGGCGCCCCAGTATCCGGTCGGCTACGGCCCCAATCCGAAGCTGCCGGAACCGGAAAAGAGCCTCATCCCGACCGTCAACGTGGCGCCTGTCGATGTGTGGAAAGGCGACGAGAAGCCCGTCGCCCCGCCCGGCTTCACCGTCACGGCCTATGCCCGCAACCTGGATCATCCACGCTGGCTGTACGTGCTCCCCAACGGTGACGTGCTGGTGGCGGAAACCAACGCGCCGCCGAAGCCGGAGGACAGCAAGGGCATCAAGGGCAAGATCATGCAGATGCAGATGAAGAAGGCCGGCGCCGTGACGCCGTCGGCCAACCGCATCACGCTGCTGCGCGACGTGGATGCGAACGGCGTCGCGAAGACCCGCACCGTGTTCCTGAAAAACCTGCATTCGCCATTCGGCATGACCTTGGTCGGCAAGGATTTCTATGTCGCCAATTCCGATGCCGTCATGCGCTTCTCCTACGAGGAAGGCAAGACGGCCATCGCGGCGGCCGGCGTCAAGGTCATGAGCCTGCCGGCCGGACCGCTGAACCACCACTGGACCAAGAACATCGTGGCCAGCCCCGACGGCAAGTTCCTGTACATGACGGTGGGCTCCAACAGCAACGTGGCCGAGAACGGCATCGACAAGGAGGAAGGCCGCGCCGCCATCTGGGAGCTGGAGCGCGCCACCGGCAAGTCGCGCCTGTTCGCGACAGGCCTGCGCAACCCGAACGGCATGGCCTGGGAACCGAAGACGAAAACGTTGTGGACGGTCGTCAATGAGCGTGACGAGCTGGGCAACGACCTCGTGCCGGACTACCTGACCTCCGTCAAGGACGGCGGCTTCTACGGCTGGCCCTACAGCTGGTACGGGCCGAACGTGGACGCGCGCGTCAAGGAGCCCCGCCCCGACCTCGTCAGCAAGGCCATCGTGCCCGACTACGCGCTGGGCGCGCACACGGCGGCACTGGGCCTGGCGTTTTATGAAGGCAACGCCTTCCCGGCCAGCTACCAGGGCGGCGCCTTTGTCGGCATGCACGGCTCCTGGAACCGCAAGCCGCACAGTGGCTACAAGGTCGTGTACATCCCGTTCGTGGACGGCAAGCCGGCCGGGCCGCCGCAGGATTTCCTGACGGGCTTCCTGGACAAGGACGAAAAAGCCAACGGCCGTCCGGTCGGCGTGGCGGTCGCCAAGGACGGCGCGCTGCTGGTCGCGGACGACGTGGGCAATACGATCTGGCGGGTGGCACCGGCGGGCAAATAA
- the gloA gene encoding lactoylglutathione lyase: MRILHTMLRVGDLQRSIDFYTNVLGMKLLRTSDNPEYKYTLAFVGYGNNPDHAELELTYNYGVDSYELGTAYGHIAISTENIVEACNAARANGGNVTREPGPVKGGTTVIAFITDPDGYKVELIERSFSGAGGGLNS; encoded by the coding sequence ATGCGCATCCTGCATACGATGCTGCGGGTCGGCGACCTGCAGCGCTCCATCGACTTCTACACCAACGTGCTCGGCATGAAACTGCTGCGCACCAGCGACAACCCGGAGTACAAGTACACGCTGGCCTTCGTCGGCTACGGCAACAACCCGGACCATGCGGAGCTGGAGCTGACGTACAACTACGGCGTCGACAGCTATGAGCTGGGCACCGCGTACGGCCACATCGCCATCTCGACGGAAAATATCGTGGAAGCCTGCAACGCCGCGCGCGCCAACGGCGGCAACGTCACGCGCGAACCGGGCCCCGTGAAGGGCGGCACGACGGTGATCGCGTTCATCACGGACCCGGACGGCTACAAGGTGGAATTGATCGAGCGCTCGTTCTCGGGCGCCGGTGGTGGCTTGAACAGCTGA
- a CDS encoding TolC family outer membrane protein — translation MQRPLIAVLIASALMLNAKAAQAADLIQVYQQALANDATYASARNSLTAGQERIAQGRSQLLPQVALSGSHVKNNGEFSPVNEGATTIVDGAPVVIGSRNADNSQNTYQLQLTQPLFRWANWQNYQQSKLAQAQAEAQFAQAQQDLIVRVAQAYFDVLTAQDNLASIQAQKSATTEQLASAKRNFEVGTQTITDTHEAQAAYDLVVAQEFAAINDLEVRRTALQQIIGTAPAALATLRTGVTIAPPQPATIEPWISSAEQQNYGVAVQQLAVEIAKREIERNRAGHMPTVDLVASSTRQSQTANGVTKNNAIGVQWSVPIFSGFQITSRVRETIALEEKARNDLEATKRSAAQNARQAYLGVNSGLAQVRALEAAEVSSKSALESNKLGYQVGVRINIDVLNAQRQLYSTQRDLSKARYDTIMNGLRLKAAAGSLKEEDLRPINALLTN, via the coding sequence ATGCAGAGACCCCTTATCGCCGTGCTGATCGCCAGCGCCTTGATGCTCAACGCAAAGGCGGCACAGGCGGCCGATCTTATCCAAGTCTACCAGCAGGCACTTGCGAACGACGCTACCTACGCGAGCGCCCGCAATTCGCTGACGGCAGGCCAGGAACGGATCGCCCAGGGGCGCTCCCAGTTGCTGCCGCAAGTCGCGCTGAGCGGCAGCCACGTCAAGAACAACGGCGAGTTCTCGCCGGTGAACGAGGGCGCCACGACGATCGTCGACGGCGCGCCGGTCGTCATCGGCAGCCGCAATGCCGACAACAGCCAGAACACCTACCAGTTGCAGCTGACGCAGCCGCTGTTCCGCTGGGCCAACTGGCAGAACTACCAGCAGAGCAAGCTGGCGCAGGCCCAGGCCGAGGCCCAGTTCGCCCAGGCACAGCAGGACCTGATCGTGCGCGTGGCGCAGGCCTATTTCGACGTGCTGACGGCGCAGGACAACCTGGCCTCGATCCAGGCGCAGAAGTCCGCCACGACGGAGCAGCTGGCGTCGGCCAAGCGCAATTTCGAGGTCGGTACCCAGACCATCACGGACACCCACGAAGCGCAGGCCGCGTACGACCTCGTGGTCGCCCAGGAATTCGCCGCGATCAACGACCTGGAAGTGCGCCGCACGGCACTGCAGCAGATCATCGGCACGGCGCCCGCGGCGCTGGCGACCTTGCGCACGGGCGTGACGATCGCGCCGCCGCAGCCGGCCACCATCGAACCCTGGATTTCGTCGGCGGAGCAGCAGAACTACGGCGTCGCCGTGCAGCAGCTGGCCGTGGAAATCGCCAAGCGCGAGATCGAGCGCAACCGCGCCGGCCACATGCCGACCGTCGACCTGGTCGCGTCGTCCACGCGCCAGAGCCAGACGGCCAATGGCGTCACGAAGAATAACGCCATCGGCGTGCAGTGGAGCGTACCGATCTTCAGCGGTTTCCAGATCACGAGCAGGGTGCGCGAGACGATCGCGCTGGAAGAAAAGGCCCGGAACGACCTGGAAGCGACCAAGCGCAGCGCCGCGCAGAACGCGCGCCAGGCTTACCTGGGCGTGAACAGCGGGCTGGCGCAGGTGCGGGCGCTGGAAGCGGCCGAAGTGTCGAGCAAGTCGGCGCTGGAATCGAACAAGCTGGGTTACCAGGTGGGCGTGCGGATCAATATCGACGTGCTGAACGCGCAGCGCCAGCTGTACTCGACGCAGCGCGACCTGTCCAAGGCACGCTACGACACGATCATGAACGGCCTGCGCCTGAAGGCGGCGGCGGGCTCGCTCAAGGAAGAGGACCTGCGGCCGATCAATGCGTTGCTGACCAACTAG
- a CDS encoding rhodanese-like domain-containing protein: protein MQHLTAPDLAAWLADQDRPRPYLLDVREPWEYETCHIQGANLMPMQTIPARIDDLDEDAEIVCICHHGARSLQVAAFLERHGFGKVSNLTGGIHAWALQVDPTLPKY from the coding sequence ATGCAGCACCTGACCGCACCCGACCTGGCTGCATGGCTGGCCGACCAGGACCGTCCACGCCCGTACCTGCTGGACGTGCGCGAACCGTGGGAATACGAGACCTGCCATATCCAAGGCGCGAACCTGATGCCGATGCAGACCATCCCGGCCCGCATCGACGACCTGGACGAGGATGCCGAGATCGTCTGCATCTGCCATCACGGCGCGCGCAGCCTGCAGGTGGCGGCGTTCCTGGAACGGCACGGCTTCGGCAAGGTCAGCAACCTGACGGGCGGCATCCACGCGTGGGCGCTGCAGGTCGACCCGACGCTGCCGAAGTACTGA